Proteins co-encoded in one Scylla paramamosain isolate STU-SP2022 chromosome 43, ASM3559412v1, whole genome shotgun sequence genomic window:
- the LOC135093711 gene encoding transmembrane protein 192-like isoform X3 has translation MGDQEVLVVTQKHQHYPLPIIPALYSKLLLLVVLPVGGFLMPVFHNEETGTSSFSGLQYLHVCVWAVVMLLTWYIKGEHKNSRILGYHDFYNSTRHLHRTTFYIMSGGNVILMVLACLVRDYCMGGSVSRCSVNISLSPVNYQQITFLLEVVIAIPFVIKHIVFVVRFNAAAAPPDTLADDLAFRISGPESYVGVRGPSSLEWVLERQADLLQVLRHRNSLLSQQVFSLTQQLEQS, from the exons ATGGGGGACCAAGAAGTGCTAGTTGTGACTCAGAAACACCAACACTACCCTCTGCCCATCATCCCTGCCCTCTACTCCAAACTTCTGCTTCTG GTTGTGCTGCCTGTTGGGGGCTTCCTGATGCCAGTCTTCCATAATGAGGAAACAGGAACTAGCAGCTTCTCAGGACTCCAGtatctacatgtgtgtgtgtgggcagtggtgatg CTTTTAACCTGGTACATCAAAGGTGAACACAAGAATTCTCGCATCCTTGGCTACCACGATTTTTACAACTCCACAAGACACCTCCACCGAACCACATTTTACATCATGAGTGGCG GGAACGTCATCCTTATGGTCCTGGCCTGCCTGGTGCGGGATTACTGCATGGGTGGCTCTGTGTCAAGGTGCAGTGTTAACATATCCCTTTCACCAGTCAACTATCAACAGATCACGTTCCTCCTTGAGGTGGTGATTGCCATACCCTTTGTTATCAAGCATATTG tATTTGTAGTGAGGTTCAACGCTGCTGCAGCTCCTCCTGACACTCTAGCAGACGACCTCGCCTTCAGAATCTCTGGCCCCGAGTCCTACGTTGGGGTCAG GGGCCCTAGCAGTCTGGAGTGGGTATTGGAGAGACAAGCAGACCTCCTTCAAGTACTAAGGCATCGCAACTCACTTCTCAGTCAGCAGGTGTTTTCACTCACACAGCAACTTGAACaaagttaa
- the LOC135093711 gene encoding transmembrane protein 192-like isoform X1, whose translation MKETSVNLWTCGQNQLYIVTVAVGVEGVTNNIMGDQEVLVVTQKHQHYPLPIIPALYSKLLLLVVLPVGGFLMPVFHNEETGTSSFSGLQYLHVCVWAVVMLLTWYIKGEHKNSRILGYHDFYNSTRHLHRTTFYIMSGGNVILMVLACLVRDYCMGGSVSRCSVNISLSPVNYQQITFLLEVVIAIPFVIKHIVFVVRFNAAAAPPDTLADDLAFRISGPESYVGVRGPSSLEWVLERQADLLQVLRHRNSLLSQQVFSLTQQLEQS comes from the exons ATGAAAGAAACATCTGTGAACCTGTGGACCTGTGGACAAAACCAGTTATATATAGTGACG gTGGCTGTGGGGGTAGAAGGTGTAACAAACAATATCATGGGGGACCAAGAAGTGCTAGTTGTGACTCAGAAACACCAACACTACCCTCTGCCCATCATCCCTGCCCTCTACTCCAAACTTCTGCTTCTG GTTGTGCTGCCTGTTGGGGGCTTCCTGATGCCAGTCTTCCATAATGAGGAAACAGGAACTAGCAGCTTCTCAGGACTCCAGtatctacatgtgtgtgtgtgggcagtggtgatg CTTTTAACCTGGTACATCAAAGGTGAACACAAGAATTCTCGCATCCTTGGCTACCACGATTTTTACAACTCCACAAGACACCTCCACCGAACCACATTTTACATCATGAGTGGCG GGAACGTCATCCTTATGGTCCTGGCCTGCCTGGTGCGGGATTACTGCATGGGTGGCTCTGTGTCAAGGTGCAGTGTTAACATATCCCTTTCACCAGTCAACTATCAACAGATCACGTTCCTCCTTGAGGTGGTGATTGCCATACCCTTTGTTATCAAGCATATTG tATTTGTAGTGAGGTTCAACGCTGCTGCAGCTCCTCCTGACACTCTAGCAGACGACCTCGCCTTCAGAATCTCTGGCCCCGAGTCCTACGTTGGGGTCAG GGGCCCTAGCAGTCTGGAGTGGGTATTGGAGAGACAAGCAGACCTCCTTCAAGTACTAAGGCATCGCAACTCACTTCTCAGTCAGCAGGTGTTTTCACTCACACAGCAACTTGAACaaagttaa
- the LOC135093712 gene encoding uncharacterized protein LOC135093712 isoform X2, producing MVVVVVVVVMVGSVSTWPIAAPDKDGVTASEVVFLNECGASVTKTLNPTEPLQVLFNVSSSLPAECHISLRVSVKDRGLAKYGLRVFGHLQVSNDDCYSSSLLVHDNDDDTDQAAVSKTFCNTGPIEFRTVEDVILFSYAQREGGGAWQGAAITVVPELVCGGVLTKDTTIVINHYDFRAPYVCNWELLPGEGQMTRLSFEEFSLTVRKKKKCTSECLLFIPGKDMTHYCGTELLGKNRISTREGVDVSSCDSRSNPIQMQGGIRPRDKKCGPSSPWRPTNNPHVTTSTTAAAATTAISTAATTEELTPLCTTLMEMVWHSYIMRESGVLHTVESYVGGIKIRVTSSFVYSGNH from the exons atggtggtggtggtggtggtggtggtgatggttgggtCTGTTTCCACGTGGCCCATCGCAGCCCCGGACAAAGATGGAGTGACAG catctgAAGTTGTCTTTCTGAATGAGTGTGGCGCCTCCGTGACGAAAACCCTGAACCCCACGGAACCTCTGCAAGTACTGTTCAATGTGTCCAGTTCGCTGCCAGCAGAATGCCACATCTCACTCCGCGTGTCAGTGAAG GACAGAGGCCTCGCCAAATATGGTCTTCGTGTATTTGGTCATCTCCAAGTCAGCAACGACGACTGCTACTCCTCCTCACTTCTTGtgcatgataatgatgacgacaCTGACCAAGCCGCCGTCTCCAAGAC GTTCTGTAACACTGGCCCCATTGAGTTCCGGACAGTGGAGGACGTGATCTTGTTCAGCTACGCTCAGAGGGAGGGTGGCGGGGCGTGGCAGGGCGCGGCCATCACCGTGGTACCCGAGCTAGTGTGTGGCGGAGTGCTCACCAAGGACACCACCATTGTCATAAACCACTACGACTTCAGAGCGCCATATGTGTGCAACTGGGAACtcctg cCAGGTGAGGGACAGATGACCAGACTCTCCTTCGAAGAATTCAGTCTCACAGTtcgtaagaagaagaaatgcaCTTCCGAGTGTCTCTTATTCATCCCAGGAAAGGACATGACGCATTACTGTGGCACGGAGCTACTGGGGAAAAACCGAATA TCTACCAGGGAAGGAGTTGATGTCTCTTCGTGTGACTCGCGGAGCAACCCAATTCAAATGCAGGGTGGAATTCGTCCCAGAGACAAGAAATGTGGCCCATCTTCCCCGTGGCGTCCCACTAATAACCCTCACGTAACTACAagtacaactgctgctgctgccactactgctatttctactgctgccactacagAAGAATTAACACCATTATGCACAACGTTGATGGAGATGGTGTGGCACAGTTACATTATGCGTGAAAGTGGAGTGTTACATACAGTTGAGTCATATGTAGGTGGAATTAAAATACGCGTTACATCTTCGTTTGTATACTCAGGAAATCATTAA
- the LOC135093712 gene encoding uncharacterized protein LOC135093712 isoform X1 — MAVQTAVMVVVVVVVVMVGSVSTWPIAAPDKDGVTASEVVFLNECGASVTKTLNPTEPLQVLFNVSSSLPAECHISLRVSVKDRGLAKYGLRVFGHLQVSNDDCYSSSLLVHDNDDDTDQAAVSKTFCNTGPIEFRTVEDVILFSYAQREGGGAWQGAAITVVPELVCGGVLTKDTTIVINHYDFRAPYVCNWELLPGEGQMTRLSFEEFSLTVRKKKKCTSECLLFIPGKDMTHYCGTELLGKNRISTREGVDVSSCDSRSNPIQMQGGIRPRDKKCGPSSPWRPTNNPHVTTSTTAAAATTAISTAATTEELTPLCTTLMEMVWHSYIMRESGVLHTVESYVGGIKIRVTSSFVYSGNH, encoded by the exons ATGGCTGTACAG actgcagtgatggtggtggtggtggtggtggtggtgatggttgggtCTGTTTCCACGTGGCCCATCGCAGCCCCGGACAAAGATGGAGTGACAG catctgAAGTTGTCTTTCTGAATGAGTGTGGCGCCTCCGTGACGAAAACCCTGAACCCCACGGAACCTCTGCAAGTACTGTTCAATGTGTCCAGTTCGCTGCCAGCAGAATGCCACATCTCACTCCGCGTGTCAGTGAAG GACAGAGGCCTCGCCAAATATGGTCTTCGTGTATTTGGTCATCTCCAAGTCAGCAACGACGACTGCTACTCCTCCTCACTTCTTGtgcatgataatgatgacgacaCTGACCAAGCCGCCGTCTCCAAGAC GTTCTGTAACACTGGCCCCATTGAGTTCCGGACAGTGGAGGACGTGATCTTGTTCAGCTACGCTCAGAGGGAGGGTGGCGGGGCGTGGCAGGGCGCGGCCATCACCGTGGTACCCGAGCTAGTGTGTGGCGGAGTGCTCACCAAGGACACCACCATTGTCATAAACCACTACGACTTCAGAGCGCCATATGTGTGCAACTGGGAACtcctg cCAGGTGAGGGACAGATGACCAGACTCTCCTTCGAAGAATTCAGTCTCACAGTtcgtaagaagaagaaatgcaCTTCCGAGTGTCTCTTATTCATCCCAGGAAAGGACATGACGCATTACTGTGGCACGGAGCTACTGGGGAAAAACCGAATA TCTACCAGGGAAGGAGTTGATGTCTCTTCGTGTGACTCGCGGAGCAACCCAATTCAAATGCAGGGTGGAATTCGTCCCAGAGACAAGAAATGTGGCCCATCTTCCCCGTGGCGTCCCACTAATAACCCTCACGTAACTACAagtacaactgctgctgctgccactactgctatttctactgctgccactacagAAGAATTAACACCATTATGCACAACGTTGATGGAGATGGTGTGGCACAGTTACATTATGCGTGAAAGTGGAGTGTTACATACAGTTGAGTCATATGTAGGTGGAATTAAAATACGCGTTACATCTTCGTTTGTATACTCAGGAAATCATTAA
- the LOC135093711 gene encoding transmembrane protein 192-like isoform X2, with product MDTNTEPQVAVGVEGVTNNIMGDQEVLVVTQKHQHYPLPIIPALYSKLLLLVVLPVGGFLMPVFHNEETGTSSFSGLQYLHVCVWAVVMLLTWYIKGEHKNSRILGYHDFYNSTRHLHRTTFYIMSGGNVILMVLACLVRDYCMGGSVSRCSVNISLSPVNYQQITFLLEVVIAIPFVIKHIVFVVRFNAAAAPPDTLADDLAFRISGPESYVGVRGPSSLEWVLERQADLLQVLRHRNSLLSQQVFSLTQQLEQS from the exons ATGGACACCAACACAGAACCTCAA gTGGCTGTGGGGGTAGAAGGTGTAACAAACAATATCATGGGGGACCAAGAAGTGCTAGTTGTGACTCAGAAACACCAACACTACCCTCTGCCCATCATCCCTGCCCTCTACTCCAAACTTCTGCTTCTG GTTGTGCTGCCTGTTGGGGGCTTCCTGATGCCAGTCTTCCATAATGAGGAAACAGGAACTAGCAGCTTCTCAGGACTCCAGtatctacatgtgtgtgtgtgggcagtggtgatg CTTTTAACCTGGTACATCAAAGGTGAACACAAGAATTCTCGCATCCTTGGCTACCACGATTTTTACAACTCCACAAGACACCTCCACCGAACCACATTTTACATCATGAGTGGCG GGAACGTCATCCTTATGGTCCTGGCCTGCCTGGTGCGGGATTACTGCATGGGTGGCTCTGTGTCAAGGTGCAGTGTTAACATATCCCTTTCACCAGTCAACTATCAACAGATCACGTTCCTCCTTGAGGTGGTGATTGCCATACCCTTTGTTATCAAGCATATTG tATTTGTAGTGAGGTTCAACGCTGCTGCAGCTCCTCCTGACACTCTAGCAGACGACCTCGCCTTCAGAATCTCTGGCCCCGAGTCCTACGTTGGGGTCAG GGGCCCTAGCAGTCTGGAGTGGGTATTGGAGAGACAAGCAGACCTCCTTCAAGTACTAAGGCATCGCAACTCACTTCTCAGTCAGCAGGTGTTTTCACTCACACAGCAACTTGAACaaagttaa